A genomic window from Tolypothrix sp. PCC 7910 includes:
- a CDS encoding YdcF family protein — MKRNGSIKSQISHEKKDKKLWRLIRKVACGMCFVLGAWLICTTITLVSASSQSVDAFFVLGGSIQREIHVAQEAKKYPSVPILISHSSLEPCIWLLFQREGTELRNVWLEDCANSTWENFYYGIPILRRWKVHKVKLITSSTHSPRAQWMAQILLGANGIWVEPDIIQEHGIPGNREFWQKTGLDVTRSLLWAGFSQIMQPQCSKVTRLAEVDMQAWESRGFRCEHQGMLGR; from the coding sequence ATGAAACGTAATGGTTCCATCAAATCACAAATTTCCCACGAGAAAAAAGATAAGAAACTGTGGCGATTGATACGAAAAGTCGCTTGTGGTATGTGCTTTGTCCTGGGTGCTTGGCTGATTTGTACCACTATAACCCTAGTTTCTGCATCTTCACAGTCTGTAGATGCCTTTTTTGTGCTTGGTGGCAGTATTCAACGAGAAATACACGTAGCTCAAGAGGCAAAAAAGTACCCTAGTGTTCCAATTTTGATTTCTCACAGTTCTTTAGAGCCTTGTATATGGCTATTGTTCCAGCGAGAAGGTACTGAGTTGCGAAACGTTTGGTTAGAAGATTGTGCAAATTCTACTTGGGAAAATTTTTATTATGGGATTCCGATTTTGCGGCGCTGGAAAGTACATAAGGTAAAGCTAATTACATCCTCTACTCATTCACCAAGGGCGCAATGGATGGCGCAAATTCTCTTGGGAGCCAATGGCATTTGGGTAGAGCCAGATATTATTCAAGAGCATGGGATTCCCGGTAATCGTGAGTTTTGGCAAAAAACTGGATTAGATGTCACCCGTAGTTTGTTATGGGCGGGTTTCAGCCAAATTATGCAGCCGCAATGCTCAAAGGTAACAAGGCTGGCTGAGGTGGATATGCAAGCTTGGGAGAGTCGAGGGTTTAGGTGTGAGCATCAGGGGATGTTGGGGAGATGA